In the genome of Devosia rhizoryzae, the window GCGTCAGGGCTGAGGGCAGCGTTCATAGAGGTAGGTGGGGTCGAGCCAGTCGGCATCGGTGCGCGGCACTTCGTCATAGAGGTAGAAGCGATCCTTGCTGATGAAGATGGTGAAAAAGTTCGGGCCGCCGGCAACCGGTTCCCAACGGGCACCGCCTGAGTCGGCGACGAGTTCGGTTGCTGCATCGCCTTCGATGTCTTCCGTGCCGAGATAGAAGAAGTGATGCGTGTCGGCTTCGACAAGCCGGACGGGCTTGCTGCAGGTGACCCAGGCCGTGTTTGGATCACCAGCCATGGTGAGGCTCCATGAGCCTGCGAAAGATGCGGAAAGAGTGGGGTCGATACTGTTGGCAGGCAGAGGCTTTTGGACAGGCGCCTGAGCCACGCTCGGAGCCGCAACGAGTAGTGCCAACAGTGCAGAGATGAGCAGTTTCGGCATGGATTTTCTTTCCAACTCGGAGCAGCCCCGGTCGCGCGAGGCAAAAAATTCTAACTTCTGGTCCGTCGCAGATTTGATCCGTTCCAATGTCATTCCTGCAAGGGGAATATATAAGCTAATGGAATTGCAGGCATTGTTGCCCAAGGCGGAACGGCATAGTTTCCGCCATCTTTCACCGTAGGACACCATGGGACCACTCAACACCTTTCCGTTGAGCTTCAAAGTCAAGGGCAAGCGTATCATCATCGTCGGTGGCGACGATGAGGCCCTGAACAAGGTCCGGTTGGTTGCTAAGACTACTGCTCAGATAGAGATTTATTCCCAGCACATCGAGGCGGACTTCTCGGGGGTCCAGGCTATCGTTCATGAACGACGTCTAAACGCATCCGACATCGTCGGAGCTGCGCTCGTCTTCGTCGCCGAAGAAAGTGCAGATGCCGAGCTGGCCAAGAGCGAAGCGCGACGGCTGGGCATTCCGCTCAATGTCGTCGACGTCCCTGCCGAGTGCGATTTTTATACTCCGTCCATCGTCGATCGTGCGCCGCTGACCGTCGCGATCTCGACCGAAGGCGATGCGCCGGTTTTGGCGCGTCTGGTGCGGGCGCAGATCGAGGCGCTGCTGGCCCCGGGCCTGGGCAAAGTCGCGAGTCTTGCCGGTGGGTTACGCCACAAGGTTGAGAGCCTGATTCATGACGGTGCGGCGCGGCGGCGCTTTTATGAGGATCTGGTCGGCCGGCCCCATGTTGATGCCGAAGCGCTCTTGATGCAGCATATCGAACATGGTGCGGGGCAGGGTGTGGTTTGGCTGATTGGCGCCGGGCCGGGTGCCGAGGATCTGCTGACGCTGCGCGCGCAGCGTTTGCTGCAGCAGGCCGATGTGATCGTTCATGACCAGCTGGTGCCGTCTGCCGTGGTGCAGATGGGGCGGCGCGATGCCGAGCAGATTTGCGTCGGCAAGGCGCGGGGTCATCATTCATTTTCGCAGGCGCAGATCAATACTCTGATTGTTCGGCTCGCCGGCGAGGGCAAGCGCGTGGCGCGGCTCAAGTCGGGCGATCCGATGGTGTTCGGGCGGGCTGGCGAAGAGATCGAGGCTTTGCGCAAGGCCGGGCTGCAGTATGAGATCGTGCCGGGCGTCAGCGCGGCGCTGGCGGCTGCGGCCGATACAGCAACGCCGGTGACGCTGCGGGCGGTGTCGAGCGGCTTCGTGATGGCAACGGCGCATGGCGCTGACGACAGCGATATCGTGCATTGGGCGGCGTTGGCACAGTCGGGGCTGACGCTGGCACTTTACATGGGCAAGGCCATTGCGGCCGAAGTTGCCGGACGCCTCGTCGAGCATGGTGCGCCGGCAGACCTGCCGATCGGCATCGTTGTCAATGCCGGGCGCATGAACAGCACCAGCTATGCCGGGACGCTGGGCGAACTGGCTTCGGGCGCCGTCGATTTCGTCGATGGTCCTGCCGTTATTCTGGTTGGCCGGGCAGTCGCTCATGGCGACTGGGCCAATGCTGCGGCTGTGGCCGCCGAAAATTTTAGGGTCGCTTAATGGAAATTCTCACCGGCAACGAGCTGATCTCGGGCGCAACGGTTTACCTCAACGGCAGCAACAACTGGGTCGAGGACCTTCAGGCTGCGCGCCTGTTTGCCAAGGAAGAGACGGTGGAGCGCGATGCCGCGCTGGCCGCCACCAAGGCGACGGGGCGGGTGATCAGCCTCGAAATCGAAGAAGTTGAACAGGCTGGCGGCACGATCGTGCCCAAGCGCCTGCGCGAACGCATCAGGGCGGCGGGCCCCACCGCTCCCCTAACTCTGCACGGACAGGCGTACGACCGCCAGCATCTGGAAGACGACGGGCATGTATCGATATGACGAGTTTGACGCGGCCTTTGTCATGGGCCGCACAGCGCAGTTTGCCGACCAGGTAAAGCGGCGGATTTCCGGCGAACTGAGCGAAGACCAGTTCCGACCGCTGCGGCTGATGAACGGGCTTTATCTGCAGTTGCACGCCTATATGCTGCGCATCGCCGTGCCCTATGGCACGCTGTCAGCCAAGCAGATGCGCAAGCTTGCCCATATCGCGCGGACCTATGATCGTGGCTATGGCCACTTCACGACGCGCCAGAACATCCAGTTCAACTGGCCCAAGCTCAAGGACATTCCGGTGATCCTCGAAGAGCTGGCGAGCGTCGAGATGCACGCGATCCAGACCTCGGGCAATTGCATTCGCAACGTCACGACCGACCAGTTTGCCGGCGCGGCTGCCGACGAGATCATCGATCCGCGCCCGGTGGCCGAAATCATCCGGCAGTGGTCAAGCCTTCATCCTGAATTTTCATACCTGCCGCGCAAGTTCAAGATTGCGATCACCGGCTCGCCGAACGATCGCGCCGCGATCCGCTTCCACGATATCGGGCTGCAGGCGGCGGTGAACGCGGCGGGTGAAACCGGCTGGGAAGTTTGGGTCGGTGGTGGGCTAGGCCGCACGCCGATGATCGCCAAGCTGATCAACAGCTTCGTGCCGCATGAGCACCTGCTGGCGTATCTTGAAAGCATCATGCGCGTTTACAACCGCTACGGCCGCCGGGACAACAAGTACAAGGCGCGCATCAAGATCCTGGTGCACGAAGAGGGCCTCGAGTCGATCAAGGGGCAGGTGGAAGCCGAGTTCGCCGAAGTGCGGGGCGGCGTGCTGACGCTGCCGCAGGAAGAGCTCGACCGGATCACGGCCTATTTCGCGCCGCCCGATTTCGCCGATCGCTCGGGCGACAAGATCGATGTGGCTTATGAGTCGATCCTTGATCCGGCCTTCGGTCGCTGGCTTGACAACAATCTTCATCCGCATCGTGTGCCGGGCTATGCCGCGGTGACGATCTCGCTCAAGCCCGTTGGCGGCGCTCCGGGCGACGCGACGGACGTGCAGATGGATGTGGTGGCGGATCTTGCCCAGCAGTATTCGCACGACGAGTTGCGCGTGACGCATGAGCAGAACCTGGTGCTGCCGCATGTGGCGGTGAAGGATCTGCGGGCGGTCTTTGATGTGCTGGTCGCCAACGAGCTTGCCGAGGGTAACAACAACCTCATCACCGACATGATCTGCTGCCCTGGGCTCGATTTTTGTGCCTTGGCGAATGCGCGCTCGATTCCGATCGCGCAGGAGATTTCGCGCAAGTTCGCGGCGCCGGAGCGGCAGAAGGACATCGGCGATCTAAAGATCAAGATTTCCGGCTGCATCAACGCCTGCGGGCACCACCATGTGGGCCATATCGGCATTCTGGGTGTCGAGAAGAAGGGCGGCGAGCTTTATCAGATCACGCTGGGCGGTGATGCGACCGAGCATGCTTCGGTGGGCAAGATCATCGGGCCGGGCTTTGAGGCGGATCAGGTGCCGGGTGCCATCGAGAAGCTTGTCGATTTCTATATCGCGCAGCGGCAGGGCGAGGGGGAGACGTTCCTCGAGGCCTATCGCCGCCTGGGCGAAGCGCCGTTCAAGGAGGCATTGTATGGGAATGGCTGAGCTTCTTCACCTCTCCCTTCGGGGGAGAGGTCGGCGCGCAGCGACGGGTGAGGGGGCCTTTTCCCTCTCCAGCGCTCGGAGAAGGCCCCCTCACCCGACCCAAGGGGGTCGACCTCTCCCCCTAGGGAGAGGTGGCGCTGCCGCGCCGTCAGTCACGGAGACCTCCCATGGGACTGCCTAAGCTTGCGCCGGCGCAGGCCGCGCATGATAAGCTCAAGGCGCTGGGCATTCTGGCGCTCAATGGCATGTTCGACGAAATGGATGCCGTTGGCGTGCTGCGGTATGCGGTGAGTGACGTGCTGCCGGGCGATCTGGCGATCGTTTCGTCCTTTGGCGCCGACTCTGCGGTGCTGCTCCATATGGTGGCGCAGGTCGATCCGTCGATGCCGGTCTATTTTCTCGAAACGGGCAAGCATTTCCGCGAGACGCTGGACTATGTCGAAACGCTGAAGCGCCAGTTTGGGCTGATCAACGTTCATGCCATTCATCCGAACCCTAATGACGTGGCTCGCTTCGACCCCAATGGTGATCTTTGGGAGACCGATCCGGACTCCTGCTGCCATATCCGCAAGACCGAGCCGCTGGAGCCGGTGACCGAGCAATATGGTGGCTGGGTGACGGGGCGTAAGCGCTACCAGACGGTGGAACGCGGCGTGCTGCCGCATTTCGAGCTGACGAGCGACGATCGCATCAAGGTCAATCCGCTGGCATATTTTTCCGACGCCGACGTGGTCGAATACCGCCAGAAGCATAACTTGCCCGAGCATCCGCTCTATGCCAAAGGCTACAAGTCCATTGGCTGCGCGCCCTGCACCTCGATCGTTGCCGAGGGCGAGGATCCGCGCGCCGGACGGTGGCGCGGTCTCAACAAGAAAGAGTGCGGCATCCATTACGATTTCAGTGGAGCGATCGCCAACCCGATGACTGCCGCCAACCGCCACACGCTCTGGAAAGACGGCGCCTTCATCGCCGACCCGTTCCGCGACTGGGAAGAGGGTACCAACCCGTCTGAAGCGCGCTATGTGCATGTGCCGCTTGCGGTGTTCCTGGCCAATCGGGTGGAGTTCCTGGCCAATCCGCACCCGCTTGGGCTGCTCGTGTCGCCCGGAGAGAAGATCGAGGATGTGGAGGCCGACCTTTCGCGCTTTGCATCGGTCGCCATCCGCTTCCCGGCTTTCTCGGACGGGCGCGGCTATTCGACGGCGCGGCTTCTGGCGGAGCGCTACAATTTTGCCGGAGAAATCAGGGCTGTGGGCGATGTTCTGCAGGATCAGATTCCGCTGATGCGCCGTTGCGGCTTCAATGCGCTGGTGGTGGTGCATGAGCCAACCCGCCAAGCGCTGATTGAAAACCGCCTGCCGGAAGTGGCCGTGTTTTACCAGCCGGTCGGCGTCACCGAAATTCCTTTGGGCACGCGCCCCTTTCTTCGCCGCGTCTCCTGATATAATCGGATCGCACTAGTCATATTTCACCGCTGGGCACCGGTCCTGCGGCCAACGGATTGAGATTGAATGAGCACTGAGATCACCACCGACGTCGTTGTCATCGGCGCTGGCCCCTGCGGGCTGTTCGCGGCTTTCGAACTCGGCCTGCTCGATATCAAATGCCACTTTATCGATATCCTTGACCGTGCGGGCGGGCAGTGTGCCGAGCTTTATCCGGAAAAGCCGATCTACGACATTCCTGGCTTTCCGGTGGTGACCGGCCAGCAGCTGACCGATAACCTTATGGCGCAGATCGCGCCGTTTTCGCCCGAATTCCATTTCTCGCGCATGGTCAATTCGCTGGAAAAGCTCGAAGACGGCACCTTCAAGCTGCAGACCGATGCCGACGAGACCTTCTACACCAAGGTCGTGGTGATCGCGGCCGGCGGCGGCTCGTTCCAGCCCAAGCGTCCGCCGGTGCCGGAGATCGAGCAGTTCGAGAACAAGTCGGTGTTCTATGCCGTCCGCAAGATGGACGATTTCAAGGACCAGGACGTGGTGATCGTCGGTGGCGGCGACTCGGCGCTGGACTGGACGCTCAACCTCGAGCCCATCGTGCGGACGCTGACGCTGGTGCATCGCCGCGACGCGTTCAAGGCGGCGCCGGCTTCGGTCAACAAGATGAAGGAGCTGGTGGCCGACGGTAAGGTCAACTTCCAGCTCGGCCAGGTCGCCAAGCTCGATGGCGAGAACGGCCAGATCAACCACGTGCACCTCACCACCGATGCGGGCGATCTGTCCATCCCGGCGACGCGGCTCTTGCCATTCTTCGGGCTTACGATGAAGCTTGGTCCGGTGGCTGACTGGGGCCTGGAGCTCAACGACAATACGATCGTCGTTGACACGGAAAAGTTCGAGACCTCGGTGCCGGGTATCTTTGCCATTGGCGACATCAATTACTATCCGGGCAAGCTGAAGCTGATCCTTTCCGGCTTCCATGAAGCCGCTCTGATGGCGCAAGCGGCCAAGGCAATCATTTCGCCGGGTGAGCGGGTGGTGTTCCAGTATACGACGTCGAGCACCAAGCTGCAGAAGAAGCTTGGGGTGGCTTGAGGGCTTGCCACGCACTCGATTGTCACCCCGGCGAAGGCCGGGGCCCATCTTGAGGTCCCAGGATGGATCCCCGCCTGCGCGGGGATGACATCCGGTGGGGTGAGGGCGATGTGCCTTGCGGTGCGGCCCCAAGGGCGCTAAGCCCATCGCGCTGTTGAGGAGCGCCTTATGAAGATCAATGTCACGGACCAGGCTGGCGAAAAGCATGAGCTCGAGGGGCTCGAGGGCTGGCGCGTGATGGAGGTCATTCGCGACTGGGGGCTCAACATCAAGGCCGAGTGTGGCGGGGCGCTGAGCTGCGCAACGTGCCATGTCTATGTCGATGGCGAGTGGCTCGATGCGGTGGGTGCGCCGAGCGACGAGGAAGAAGACATGCTCGATAGCGTCGGCGACGTGAAATCGAACTCGCGGCTGAGCTGCCAGATCCTGTGTTCGGACGCGCTCGACGGGCTGACGCTGACGCTGGCGCCGAGCGCGGCCAAGGACTGATGTGATCGCGATCTTAGCTGCGTATTAAAACCTATGGGCGCAGCATGGGGAGATTTCGCTTTTCCCATAATATTATAGGTTTGTTCGATGGCTTCCGTCTCCTGCCAGGCCTGCAAAGACGGGCAAGAATTCCCCGTCGCCTTCACCATGGCGTTCCAGCCTATTGTCGACGTCGTCGCCCGCGAGATCTGGGGCTATGAGGCGCTGGTGCGCGGCACCGAGGGGCAGGGGGCGTATTCGGTTCTCTCCGCGGTCACGGAGGCGAATCGCTACGTATTCGACCAGGCCTGCCGCGTCAAGGCGATCGAGCTGGCGGGGACCAAGCTCCCGGCATCCTCCACGGCGCGGCTCTCGATCAACTTCATGCCCAACGCCGTTTACGAGCCGCGTGCCTGTATCCGCGCGACGCTCGCGGCGGCCGCCAAGACGCAGTTCAATCCGCGCCGGTTGATGTTCGAGTTCACCGAGAACGAGCGCATGAGCGATGTCGACCATGTCGCCAATATCGTTGCCGAATATAAGCGCATGGGGTTCATGACCGCGCTGGACGATTTCGGCGCCGGCTATGCGGGTCTTGGGCTGCTCGCAAAATTCCAGCCGAACCTCATCAAGATCGACATGGAATTGCTGCGCGGCGTCGACAGTTCGCCGGCGCGGCAGGCGATCATTGCCGGGATCGTCGGCATTGCGCGGCAGCTCGATATCGTGGTGCTGGCCGAGGGTGTCGAGACCGAGGCCGAGATGATGACGCTCAAGGCTGCGGGGATCGCGCTGTTCCAGGGCTATTATTTCGCCAAGCCGCAGCTCGAGAGCTTTGCAGGGCTCGAGCAGATGAATTTGGCGGCGTAGCTATCTCGCTGCGTCCTGCGTGACCTTAACCAGTTCGGGAATGAAATCCCGGACGGTGGGTTGCGCCAGGGTGTCGAAGGGCAGGGGGCGGACGACGCGCATGGCGGCGATGCCCACGCGGACGGTCATGAGGCCGTTGACGACGCCTTCGCCGAGGCGGGCGGAGAGTTTGGCGGCAAGGCCCTGTCCGACCAATTGCTCGACGATGCCATCGGTGAGAACGAGGCCGCCGGTGACCGCCAGATGCGCCAGCACCGAGCCGGCGAGGCGCCAGAAGCCGAAGAAGCCGGGGCGGGCGCCGTAGAGCGCGGCGATGGCGCCGGCGAGGCGGACGCTTTCGTAGATGACGAAGGCGACGTCGATCAGTGCGCGCGGTGAGACGGCAGTGACGAGGGCCACGCGGCGGGCGGAGGCGGCGGTTAGGGCCTTGGCGCGGGCGTCGAGGGGCGCCATCAGGGTGCGCTCGGCGAGAGTGATGACTTCAGTGCCATCGAAGAGGTTCGGCAGGTGCCCGGTCAGTGTTTCGCGGGCGCGGGCAAGATCGGCGCGACCGGCATAGATGGTGGTGAGCTGATCGGTGACGGTGCCGGCGCGCTTTCGGTCATTGTCGATGCTGGCGCGGGCGGCTTCCTCCTTGAGGCTGTCGAGGACACGGAGGCGGCGCAGCGCGAAGATTTCGCGGGCGACGAGGGCAATGACGGCGAGGACAAAGAGGCCGAGGACGGCAAGCCCGAGAATGCCCAGATATTCGTTGGTGGCGAAGAGGTCGCGGATGAGGCGGTCGGCGGCGAGACCTAGAGCGGCGGAGACCAAGATGCCGCCGGTGGTCCACAGGAGCTTGCCAAAGCCGCCCATGCGGCGGGGCGGGGGCGCGACGAGGTCGGGTTCCGCTTCGGGTTCGAAGACGGTTTCGACTATCTCGGCGCGGTCGGGGGTGAAGGCGCGAGGCGCGCGCGTTGCTTCAGCGGGCTCGGAGACGGTGCCGGTGGGGCGGGCGATCGGCTTCATGCCATCCAGTCTCCGATAAGGTAATCGAGCGCCCGGTCGAGCCGGATATGCGGCAGGACGATATCGCCGGCCGCATTGCGCTCGAGCCGCTGTGGCGGTGCGAAGCGGAGGAAGTTGAGCGCTACGGGGGTGCCATCTTCGAAAACTGAGTCCGGGCGTTCCGGCAAGTCCCCGGGAAACAATGCGATTTCGGTCTTGCCGTTGTAGGTCTGGCCTTCCAGCGTCTCGCCTGCCAGCGGCGTGCCGATCAAGGTGGGCAGGGTTTGCCCGCCCTCGCGGATCGTGCCTTCGCTGGTGGCACGGATGCCGGCGATGGCCATGGATTTGGCTTCCGCACCGGCGAAGCGGGCGCGCCTGCTGGCGCTGGCAACGAGGCGATTGAGGATGGCCTCCAGCCGGTCGTGACTGGTGTGATGGACGTGATCGGCCTTGGTCGCGGCAAAGAGGATGCGGTCGATGCGGCGGGAGAAGGGACGGAGCAGGGGATTGGCTTCGCCCTGGCGGAAGCAGGCAAGTACCGAGGTCAGCGCCGTCTCGAGGTCGGCAACGGCGGCTGGGCCGGTGTTGAGCGCGCGCAGCGTATCGACCAGCACCACCTGCCGGTCGAGGCGGGCAAAGTGGTCGCGGAAGAAGGGGCGGACAACGCGGTCCTTATAGGCCTCGAAGCGGTTTTCGAGCATGGCATAAAGGCTGCCATGGCGGGCGGCGGCGAGCGGAAGCGGGGCAAAGGTCAGCGCCGGGGAGCCTTCGAGATCGCCGGGCAAAAGAAAGCGGCCGGGAGGCAGGGTCGAAAGGGCACCGTGCTCGCGGCTGCGGCGGAGATAAGTGGTGAAGGCCAGGGCCAGCCGCTCGGCATCAGGATCGGTGGCGGGCTTGGTGGCGTCGGTCTTTTCCAGCTCGCGCAGGAAGTCTTCGGCTTCGGCCGCATGGCCGGGCTGACCCGCGCGATCGAGCGCCTCGGCGCTCCATTCGGCAAAGGAAAGGCCGAGCAGGGGCAGGTCGAGCAACCATTCGCCGGGATAGTCGACGATGTCGAGGTTGAGCGTTGCCGGGCCCCGCATGCCGGACCACCACTTGGCGGACTGGAAGCGTAGCACGATGCGCAATTGCGAGATGCGGCGGGTGCCTTCGGGCCAAGTGGGCGGGCTGGCGGTGAGCGAGGCCAGGTGCTGCTCATAGGCAAAGCGCGGGATGGTGGCGTCGGGATATTCGGCGAGCCGGGCCCCGA includes:
- a CDS encoding YcjF family protein, coding for MKPIARPTGTVSEPAEATRAPRAFTPDRAEIVETVFEPEAEPDLVAPPPRRMGGFGKLLWTTGGILVSAALGLAADRLIRDLFATNEYLGILGLAVLGLFVLAVIALVAREIFALRRLRVLDSLKEEAARASIDNDRKRAGTVTDQLTTIYAGRADLARARETLTGHLPNLFDGTEVITLAERTLMAPLDARAKALTAASARRVALVTAVSPRALIDVAFVIYESVRLAGAIAALYGARPGFFGFWRLAGSVLAHLAVTGGLVLTDGIVEQLVGQGLAAKLSARLGEGVVNGLMTVRVGIAAMRVVRPLPFDTLAQPTVRDFIPELVKVTQDAAR
- the cysG gene encoding siroheme synthase CysG, which produces MGPLNTFPLSFKVKGKRIIIVGGDDEALNKVRLVAKTTAQIEIYSQHIEADFSGVQAIVHERRLNASDIVGAALVFVAEESADAELAKSEARRLGIPLNVVDVPAECDFYTPSIVDRAPLTVAISTEGDAPVLARLVRAQIEALLAPGLGKVASLAGGLRHKVESLIHDGAARRRFYEDLVGRPHVDAEALLMQHIEHGAGQGVVWLIGAGPGAEDLLTLRAQRLLQQADVIVHDQLVPSAVVQMGRRDAEQICVGKARGHHSFSQAQINTLIVRLAGEGKRVARLKSGDPMVFGRAGEEIEALRKAGLQYEIVPGVSAALAAAADTATPVTLRAVSSGFVMATAHGADDSDIVHWAALAQSGLTLALYMGKAIAAEVAGRLVEHGAPADLPIGIVVNAGRMNSTSYAGTLGELASGAVDFVDGPAVILVGRAVAHGDWANAAAVAAENFRVA
- a CDS encoding NAD(P)/FAD-dependent oxidoreductase, producing MSTEITTDVVVIGAGPCGLFAAFELGLLDIKCHFIDILDRAGGQCAELYPEKPIYDIPGFPVVTGQQLTDNLMAQIAPFSPEFHFSRMVNSLEKLEDGTFKLQTDADETFYTKVVVIAAGGGSFQPKRPPVPEIEQFENKSVFYAVRKMDDFKDQDVVIVGGGDSALDWTLNLEPIVRTLTLVHRRDAFKAAPASVNKMKELVADGKVNFQLGQVAKLDGENGQINHVHLTTDAGDLSIPATRLLPFFGLTMKLGPVADWGLELNDNTIVVDTEKFETSVPGIFAIGDINYYPGKLKLILSGFHEAALMAQAAKAIISPGERVVFQYTTSSTKLQKKLGVA
- a CDS encoding phosphoadenylyl-sulfate reductase encodes the protein MGLPKLAPAQAAHDKLKALGILALNGMFDEMDAVGVLRYAVSDVLPGDLAIVSSFGADSAVLLHMVAQVDPSMPVYFLETGKHFRETLDYVETLKRQFGLINVHAIHPNPNDVARFDPNGDLWETDPDSCCHIRKTEPLEPVTEQYGGWVTGRKRYQTVERGVLPHFELTSDDRIKVNPLAYFSDADVVEYRQKHNLPEHPLYAKGYKSIGCAPCTSIVAEGEDPRAGRWRGLNKKECGIHYDFSGAIANPMTAANRHTLWKDGAFIADPFRDWEEGTNPSEARYVHVPLAVFLANRVEFLANPHPLGLLVSPGEKIEDVEADLSRFASVAIRFPAFSDGRGYSTARLLAERYNFAGEIRAVGDVLQDQIPLMRRCGFNALVVVHEPTRQALIENRLPEVAVFYQPVGVTEIPLGTRPFLRRVS
- a CDS encoding DUF2849 domain-containing protein, with the translated sequence MEILTGNELISGATVYLNGSNNWVEDLQAARLFAKEETVERDAALAATKATGRVISLEIEEVEQAGGTIVPKRLRERIRAAGPTAPLTLHGQAYDRQHLEDDGHVSI
- a CDS encoding EAL domain-containing protein, which produces MASVSCQACKDGQEFPVAFTMAFQPIVDVVAREIWGYEALVRGTEGQGAYSVLSAVTEANRYVFDQACRVKAIELAGTKLPASSTARLSINFMPNAVYEPRACIRATLAAAAKTQFNPRRLMFEFTENERMSDVDHVANIVAEYKRMGFMTALDDFGAGYAGLGLLAKFQPNLIKIDMELLRGVDSSPARQAIIAGIVGIARQLDIVVLAEGVETEAEMMTLKAAGIALFQGYYFAKPQLESFAGLEQMNLAA
- a CDS encoding YcjX family GTP-binding protein, encoding MPNPPTTIADEFGIALANLTDSATGLLTPTLRLGVTGLSRAGKTIFITALVHNLLTQGRLPGFAPLADGRFVGARLAEYPDATIPRFAYEQHLASLTASPPTWPEGTRRISQLRIVLRFQSAKWWSGMRGPATLNLDIVDYPGEWLLDLPLLGLSFAEWSAEALDRAGQPGHAAEAEDFLRELEKTDATKPATDPDAERLALAFTTYLRRSREHGALSTLPPGRFLLPGDLEGSPALTFAPLPLAAARHGSLYAMLENRFEAYKDRVVRPFFRDHFARLDRQVVLVDTLRALNTGPAAVADLETALTSVLACFRQGEANPLLRPFSRRIDRILFAATKADHVHHTSHDRLEAILNRLVASASRRARFAGAEAKSMAIAGIRATSEGTIREGGQTLPTLIGTPLAGETLEGQTYNGKTEIALFPGDLPERPDSVFEDGTPVALNFLRFAPPQRLERNAAGDIVLPHIRLDRALDYLIGDWMA
- a CDS encoding nitrite/sulfite reductase, translating into MYRYDEFDAAFVMGRTAQFADQVKRRISGELSEDQFRPLRLMNGLYLQLHAYMLRIAVPYGTLSAKQMRKLAHIARTYDRGYGHFTTRQNIQFNWPKLKDIPVILEELASVEMHAIQTSGNCIRNVTTDQFAGAAADEIIDPRPVAEIIRQWSSLHPEFSYLPRKFKIAITGSPNDRAAIRFHDIGLQAAVNAAGETGWEVWVGGGLGRTPMIAKLINSFVPHEHLLAYLESIMRVYNRYGRRDNKYKARIKILVHEEGLESIKGQVEAEFAEVRGGVLTLPQEELDRITAYFAPPDFADRSGDKIDVAYESILDPAFGRWLDNNLHPHRVPGYAAVTISLKPVGGAPGDATDVQMDVVADLAQQYSHDELRVTHEQNLVLPHVAVKDLRAVFDVLVANELAEGNNNLITDMICCPGLDFCALANARSIPIAQEISRKFAAPERQKDIGDLKIKISGCINACGHHHVGHIGILGVEKKGGELYQITLGGDATEHASVGKIIGPGFEADQVPGAIEKLVDFYIAQRQGEGETFLEAYRRLGEAPFKEALYGNG
- a CDS encoding 2Fe-2S iron-sulfur cluster-binding protein, encoding MKINVTDQAGEKHELEGLEGWRVMEVIRDWGLNIKAECGGALSCATCHVYVDGEWLDAVGAPSDEEEDMLDSVGDVKSNSRLSCQILCSDALDGLTLTLAPSAAKD